One genomic segment of Acomys russatus chromosome 6, mAcoRus1.1, whole genome shotgun sequence includes these proteins:
- the Rnf152 gene encoding E3 ubiquitin-protein ligase RNF152, which translates to METLSQDSLLECQICFNYYSPRRRPKLLDCKHTCCSVCLQQMRTSQKDVRCPWCRGITKLPPGFSVSQLPDDPEVLAVIAIPHTSEHTPVFIKLPSNGCYMLPLPISKERTLLPGDMGCRLLPGSQQKSLTVVTIPAEQQPLQGGAPQEAVEEEPDRRGVVKSSTWSGVCTVILVACVLVFLLGIVLHNMSCISKRFTVISCG; encoded by the coding sequence ATGGAGACACTCTCCCAGGATTCCCTGCTGGAATGTCAGatctgttttaattattacagCCCCAGACGAAGGCCCAAGTTGCTGGATTGCAAGCACACCTGCTGCTCGGTGTGCCTTCAGCAGATGAGGACCAGCCAGAAGGACGTAAGGTGCCCCTGGTGCCGTGGCATCACCAAGTTGCCCCCAGGCTTCTCTGTATCACAGCTACCCGATGACCCTGAGGTCCTGGCAGTCATCGCCATACCACACACTTCTGAGCACACCCCAGTCTTCATCAAACTTCCAAGCAATGGGTGCTACATGCTGCCATTGCCCATCTCTAAGGAGCGCACACTCTTGCCAGGAGACATGGGCTGCCGCCTGCTACCAGGGAGCCAGCAGAAGTCTCTCACCGTGGTGACCATCCCTGCAGAGCAGCAGCCTCTGCAGGGTGGAGCTCCTCAGGAGGCTGTGGAGGAAGAGCCTGACAGGCGAGGTGTGGTGAAGAGTTCCACGTGGTCTGGTGTGTGCACtgtcatcctggtagcctgcgtTTTGGTCTTCCTCCTCGGTATCGTGCTGCACAACATGTCCTGCATCTCTAAGCGCTTCACTGTGATATCCTGCGGCTGA